From a single Nostoc sp. MS1 genomic region:
- the tgt gene encoding tRNA guanosine(34) transglycosylase Tgt → MSSIFSFQSLARCSQTKARVGVFTTPHGIVETPRFMPVGTLANVKTVTPAQLKETGAQMILSNTYHLHLQPGEAIVAGGGGLHKFMGWNGPILTDSGGFQVFSLSEMRKISEEGVTFRSPHDGQIIKLTPERSIEIQNTLGADVIMAFDECPPYPATRQEVEAATDRTYRWLERCITAHQRQDQALFGIVQGGVYLDLRAKAANTLKEFDLPGYAIGGVSVGEPPQLMAQIVQATAPLLPPHKPRYLMGVGTYREMVIAIASGIDLFDCVIPTRWARHGTAMVKGERWNLKNAKFREDFTPMDETCPCYACQNFTRAYISHLVRSQEILAYTLLSIHNITELIRFTQKIREAILSDRFLEEFGHWLNSPEHGELGVSSGE, encoded by the coding sequence TTGAGTTCTATATTTTCTTTTCAATCTCTAGCTCGTTGTAGTCAAACAAAAGCTAGAGTCGGCGTATTTACTACCCCCCACGGAATTGTAGAAACTCCCCGCTTTATGCCGGTGGGGACGCTGGCGAATGTGAAAACTGTTACCCCAGCCCAGCTTAAGGAAACTGGGGCGCAGATGATTTTATCTAATACATATCACCTTCACCTGCAACCAGGGGAAGCCATTGTGGCTGGTGGTGGTGGACTGCATAAATTTATGGGCTGGAATGGGCCGATACTTACTGACTCAGGTGGGTTTCAGGTTTTCAGCTTGAGCGAGATGCGTAAAATTAGCGAGGAAGGTGTCACTTTCCGTTCCCCGCATGATGGACAAATTATTAAGTTAACGCCAGAACGCTCAATAGAGATTCAAAATACTTTAGGGGCTGATGTCATTATGGCGTTTGATGAGTGTCCCCCTTATCCAGCTACCCGCCAAGAAGTGGAAGCGGCGACAGATAGAACTTACCGTTGGTTAGAACGCTGTATTACCGCCCATCAACGCCAGGATCAGGCTTTGTTTGGCATTGTCCAAGGGGGGGTATATCTAGATTTACGGGCGAAAGCTGCCAATACCTTAAAGGAGTTTGATTTACCTGGTTATGCTATTGGTGGCGTGAGTGTGGGAGAACCACCGCAACTGATGGCGCAAATTGTCCAAGCCACCGCCCCATTATTACCCCCACACAAACCCCGTTACTTGATGGGTGTGGGAACTTACCGAGAGATGGTAATTGCGATCGCCTCTGGTATAGACTTATTTGATTGCGTCATTCCCACCCGTTGGGCTAGACACGGCACAGCAATGGTCAAGGGTGAACGTTGGAACTTAAAAAATGCTAAGTTCCGTGAAGATTTTACGCCAATGGATGAAACTTGTCCTTGTTATGCTTGCCAAAATTTCACTCGTGCTTACATATCTCATTTAGTGCGATCGCAAGAAATTCTAGCCTACACATTATTGAGCATTCATAATATTACTGAACTCATCCGTTTTACCCAGAAAATTCGTGAAGCAATATTAAGCGATCGCTTTCTAGAAGAATTTGGTCACTGGTTAAATTCACCAGAACATGGGGAGTTGGGAGTAAGCAGTGGGGAGTAG
- a CDS encoding 1,2-dihydroxy-3-keto-5-methylthiopentene dioxygenase: MATLLLEDGTIESNLDEIVRELAPLGIHLKHYDPGTALLFPHLLTQDVLTDSEKRHIVDLHNSVFEFIQQENGYLWCDLLNVHPGSPNIQTLMATYSQYHTHTAPEPLYLLAGEMIFGFVKPDGSQVQLLVQSQDYLHIPAGVEHWCSLTASLTFKAVRYFTAADGWVPNYTGTQLNDSNRELER; encoded by the coding sequence ATGGCGACCTTGTTACTGGAAGACGGCACAATCGAAAGCAATTTAGATGAGATAGTCCGTGAACTTGCCCCGCTTGGTATTCACTTAAAGCACTATGATCCAGGTACAGCGCTATTATTCCCTCATCTGTTAACACAAGATGTCTTAACAGACAGCGAGAAGCGCCACATCGTAGATTTGCACAATAGTGTCTTTGAATTTATCCAGCAGGAAAACGGCTATCTTTGGTGTGATTTGCTGAATGTGCATCCAGGTTCGCCTAATATCCAAACTTTAATGGCTACCTACAGCCAGTATCATACTCACACTGCACCTGAACCATTGTACTTATTGGCAGGTGAGATGATTTTTGGCTTTGTCAAACCTGATGGTAGCCAAGTACAACTTTTAGTCCAGTCCCAAGATTATCTTCACATTCCAGCCGGAGTAGAACATTGGTGTAGCCTCACTGCATCTTTAACATTCAAAGCAGTACGCTATTTCACCGCAGCAGATGGCTGGGTTCCCAACTATACAGGTACTCAGTTGAATGATAGTAACCGGGAACTGGAGCGATGA
- a CDS encoding deoxyribodipyrimidine photo-lyase, 8-HDF type, giving the protein MSDLVLFWHRRDLRIADNIGLAAARGQSSKVVGVFCLDPNILERDNVAPARVTYMIGSLQALQERYREAGSQLLILHDDPVQAIPNLAQALNAKAVFWNWDVEPYSQIRDRTIIDSLKTKGIQFLTHNWDQILHSPDEIRSGSNTPYTVYSPFWKNWSSKPKAKPLETLQNVEGLTDTEQEIAQKAGVKPLPSAKDLGLFWDADLVIAPGEAAAQAKLAEFTAKAITEYQEQRNFPAVDGTSQLSAALKFGVIGIRTVWQATLEALENSRSEETSANIRTWQQEIAWREFYQHAMYNFPELADGAYREAFKSFPWETNEEHFQAWCEGKTGYPIVDAAMRQMNESGWMHNRCRMIVASFLTKDLLINPQLGEKYFMQKLIDGDLSANNGGWQWSASSGMDPKPVRIFNPASQSQKFDPDAEYIRRWLPELRSIDTEYLVTGKITPLERRAVNYPDPIVDHKKQQQQFKQLYQQQKVPSI; this is encoded by the coding sequence ATGTCTGACTTAGTTTTATTTTGGCATCGCCGCGATTTACGTATTGCTGATAATATCGGACTGGCTGCGGCTAGAGGGCAAAGCTCTAAGGTAGTGGGTGTATTTTGTTTAGACCCGAATATTTTAGAAAGAGATAATGTTGCTCCGGCTAGAGTGACTTATATGATTGGAAGTTTGCAGGCATTGCAAGAGCGATATCGAGAAGCGGGGAGCCAATTATTAATACTACACGATGACCCAGTGCAAGCTATCCCTAATTTAGCCCAGGCACTAAATGCTAAAGCTGTTTTTTGGAATTGGGATGTAGAACCATATTCGCAGATACGCGATCGCACTATTATTGATAGTCTCAAAACTAAAGGCATCCAATTCTTAACCCATAACTGGGATCAAATACTCCACTCGCCAGACGAAATTCGTTCAGGTAGCAACACCCCCTACACTGTCTATAGCCCCTTTTGGAAAAATTGGAGTAGCAAACCCAAAGCTAAACCATTAGAAACCCTACAAAACGTTGAGGGACTGACAGATACAGAACAAGAAATTGCCCAAAAAGCTGGAGTTAAACCCTTACCTAGCGCCAAAGATTTAGGACTTTTTTGGGATGCAGACTTAGTAATTGCCCCAGGAGAAGCAGCCGCCCAAGCCAAGTTAGCAGAATTTACCGCCAAAGCCATCACCGAATATCAAGAACAGCGTAATTTCCCGGCTGTTGACGGTACATCACAACTGAGTGCAGCATTAAAATTTGGTGTAATTGGCATTCGCACAGTTTGGCAAGCCACATTAGAAGCGTTAGAAAATAGCCGCAGCGAAGAAACTAGCGCTAATATTCGCACATGGCAACAAGAAATAGCATGGCGGGAATTTTATCAACACGCAATGTATAACTTTCCTGAATTAGCTGATGGGGCTTACCGTGAAGCTTTTAAAAGTTTCCCTTGGGAAACTAATGAAGAACATTTTCAGGCTTGGTGTGAGGGCAAAACAGGTTATCCCATAGTTGATGCAGCCATGCGCCAAATGAATGAAAGCGGTTGGATGCACAACCGTTGTCGAATGATTGTTGCCAGTTTCTTAACTAAAGACTTATTAATTAATCCCCAACTGGGCGAAAAATATTTTATGCAAAAGCTGATTGATGGTGATTTATCTGCCAACAATGGCGGTTGGCAATGGAGTGCTTCTAGCGGTATGGACCCTAAACCTGTGCGGATTTTTAACCCTGCCAGCCAATCTCAAAAATTTGATCCTGATGCCGAGTATATCCGGCGCTGGCTACCTGAATTAAGGTCAATAGATACGGAATATTTAGTAACTGGAAAAATTACACCTTTAGAGCGTCGTGCTGTTAATTATCCTGACCCAATTGTTGATCATAAAAAACAGCAACAGCAATTTAAACAACTTTATCAACAGCAAAAAGTTCCTAGTATTTAG
- a CDS encoding response regulator → MSNNSEQLHPQNATYSYNSLEGLHILVVDDNADSLFLTTCVLESYGIQVTTATSASEALEIVKALKFDILIFDIAMPDMDGFTLVNQIRNNIVTENQHIPAIALTALGSEEDYNMALKSGFQGYVNKPLDPNLLTEEILKLIESPVVENGVNSH, encoded by the coding sequence GTGTCAAATAACTCGGAACAACTGCATCCACAAAACGCTACATATTCATATAATTCTTTAGAAGGGTTACATATATTAGTAGTAGATGATAATGCCGATAGTCTATTTTTAACTACTTGCGTTTTAGAAAGTTATGGTATTCAAGTAACCACAGCAACATCAGCATCCGAAGCACTGGAGATAGTCAAGGCATTGAAGTTTGATATATTAATTTTTGACATTGCTATGCCGGATATGGATGGATTTACATTAGTAAATCAGATTAGAAATAATATAGTTACAGAAAATCAGCATATTCCGGCGATCGCTCTCACTGCACTAGGCTCAGAAGAAGATTACAACATGGCTTTAAAATCCGGTTTTCAAGGTTACGTTAATAAACCATTAGACCCCAATCTCCTTACTGAAGAAATCCTCAAACTTATAGAAAGTCCTGTAGTAGAAAATGGGGTTAATAGTCATTAG
- a CDS encoding ester cyclase, whose amino-acid sequence MSQIDIGKLHLWVQDRDTVLKYSTHVEWRYGEKPDYTHSNEKFAQESTRNHPANSLETLVQNLVRTFDIEANFKTNPNQWLSVVPDQFRMSTNGGSRYTITDLINSGTYKLMIGNTKNYKASEENFVTSTNLFYTAFPDGFLWEVLEVYSGPPNIVFKWRHWGQFTGPYKDYAPTGETIEVIGTSFVRVTDDLKILSLEHYYDNTNFLAKLTSGGKLAKTPENQQKKSTSIWRKLWNFISKLWRREEKPTSANIQASRCPFAVVK is encoded by the coding sequence ATGAGCCAAATCGACATCGGCAAACTTCATCTTTGGGTACAAGACAGAGATACTGTGTTAAAATACAGCACTCATGTAGAGTGGCGTTATGGTGAAAAACCAGACTATACCCATTCTAATGAAAAATTTGCTCAAGAAAGTACCCGTAATCACCCAGCCAATTCATTAGAAACACTGGTACAAAACCTAGTCCGCACCTTTGATATTGAAGCCAACTTCAAGACAAATCCTAATCAGTGGCTATCTGTTGTTCCCGATCAATTCCGCATGAGTACTAACGGTGGTTCTCGTTATACCATCACTGACTTGATTAACTCAGGTACTTATAAATTAATGATTGGGAATACCAAAAATTACAAAGCCAGTGAGGAAAATTTTGTCACTTCAACTAATCTATTTTATACAGCCTTTCCCGATGGTTTCTTGTGGGAAGTGCTAGAAGTTTATTCTGGGCCACCAAATATTGTTTTTAAATGGCGACACTGGGGACAATTTACAGGCCCATACAAAGACTACGCACCTACAGGCGAGACTATAGAAGTCATTGGTACTAGCTTTGTTCGTGTCACCGATGATTTAAAAATCCTTTCTTTGGAACACTATTACGACAACACCAACTTCCTAGCAAAGCTGACATCTGGTGGTAAATTAGCCAAAACACCGGAAAACCAACAAAAAAAATCCACTTCTATTTGGCGCAAGTTATGGAATTTCATTAGCAAACTTTGGCGACGCGAAGAAAAACCTACTAGTGCAAATATACAAGCTAGTCGTTGTCCTTTTGCTGTGGTGAAGTGA
- a CDS encoding class I SAM-dependent methyltransferase translates to MNKETVEFINRELLPNKDYVSPGLEIIKPDKCFPYMIIEDTSVSDWPYLRREIPHNWYVDKRQTYVGFLSRDEANILYNTALKFRGKKALEIGCWYGWSACHIALAGVDLDVIDPLLAQEDIYASVTNSLQNAGVLETVNLVSGYSPQKVEELAEELQRKWALFFIDGSHDAPCPLNDAKICEKFAEKDALILFHDLNSPDVTQGLDYLKQQGWNTMIYQTMQIMGVAWRGNIEPVQHQPDPKIDWHLPEHLQNYTISELSTDVFNEFQELVSIIRPYTLLGEARLFSLYNLAKKVCLEDIPGNFVECGSCKGGSAALLGAVVKRYSRRPRLVYAFDTFEGMPEPTEVDIHDGTPANDTGFGVGTLKAPITENIQLISQILNVTDIVKPIKGLFAETLPKYQAEIGNIAFLHADGDWYKSTMDIFNNLYDNIVPNARVQVDDYGYWDGCRKALHDFESLRGEQFILNQIDYTAVWFKKGSLR, encoded by the coding sequence ATGAATAAAGAAACGGTAGAATTTATTAATAGGGAACTATTACCCAATAAAGATTATGTCTCCCCTGGATTAGAGATAATTAAGCCTGACAAATGCTTCCCTTACATGATTATAGAGGATACCAGCGTTTCCGATTGGCCTTATCTCAGGCGGGAAATACCCCATAACTGGTATGTAGACAAAAGACAAACTTATGTAGGGTTTCTCAGCCGAGATGAAGCAAATATTCTCTATAATACTGCTTTAAAGTTTAGAGGGAAAAAAGCACTAGAGATTGGTTGCTGGTATGGTTGGTCTGCTTGCCATATAGCCTTGGCAGGTGTAGATTTAGATGTGATTGATCCTTTGTTGGCGCAAGAAGATATATATGCAAGCGTCACTAATTCTTTGCAAAATGCGGGGGTTTTGGAAACAGTTAATTTAGTTAGTGGTTATAGCCCGCAAAAAGTGGAAGAATTAGCAGAAGAATTACAACGTAAATGGGCATTATTCTTCATTGATGGTTCTCATGATGCTCCCTGCCCATTAAACGATGCTAAAATATGCGAAAAATTTGCTGAGAAAGATGCTTTAATTTTATTCCATGATTTAAACTCCCCTGATGTTACCCAAGGTTTAGATTATTTAAAACAGCAGGGTTGGAATACAATGATTTATCAAACAATGCAGATTATGGGAGTTGCTTGGCGAGGAAATATTGAACCAGTACAACATCAGCCAGACCCTAAAATTGATTGGCATTTACCAGAACATTTACAAAACTATACCATAAGTGAATTATCAACTGATGTCTTCAATGAATTTCAAGAACTAGTTAGTATTATCAGACCTTATACTTTGTTAGGTGAAGCACGTTTGTTTTCACTCTACAATTTAGCAAAGAAAGTTTGTTTAGAAGATATTCCTGGTAACTTTGTTGAATGTGGAAGTTGTAAAGGAGGATCAGCCGCACTATTAGGTGCAGTAGTTAAACGATACAGCCGCCGCCCTCGCCTAGTTTATGCCTTTGATACTTTTGAAGGAATGCCAGAACCAACAGAAGTAGACATACATGATGGCACACCAGCAAATGATACAGGGTTTGGAGTTGGTACTTTAAAAGCTCCAATCACAGAAAATATTCAATTGATTTCTCAAATATTAAATGTCACAGATATTGTTAAACCTATTAAGGGTTTATTTGCTGAGACATTGCCGAAATATCAAGCAGAAATAGGTAATATTGCCTTTCTCCATGCTGATGGAGATTGGTACAAATCAACAATGGATATCTTCAATAACCTCTATGATAATATTGTTCCTAATGCTAGGGTTCAAGTTGATGACTATGGTTATTGGGATGGTTGTAGAAAAGCCTTACATGATTTTGAAAGTTTGAGAGGAGAGCAATTTATCTTAAATCAAATTGATTACACTGCGGTGTGGTTTAAAAAGGGTAGCCTTAGATAA
- a CDS encoding DUF1036 domain-containing protein yields MKVFNSLLISGLLSLPMVVSVAPQAKADLIVCSRSTDKAYVAKAWYSGGNWVASGWTHVNPGECEKILEGDMRNVSAYVYASDDEWRPWQLEGRKTATFCLKQAPFRIENADGTCSTEMIPKTFYQILSPNSYDYTLRLR; encoded by the coding sequence ATGAAAGTATTCAATTCCCTGTTAATTTCTGGATTACTATCTTTGCCAATGGTTGTGAGCGTAGCACCACAAGCTAAAGCCGATTTAATTGTTTGTAGCCGTTCAACTGATAAAGCTTATGTTGCTAAAGCTTGGTATTCTGGAGGTAATTGGGTAGCAAGCGGTTGGACTCACGTTAATCCAGGTGAGTGTGAAAAAATTCTTGAAGGTGATATGAGAAATGTTTCCGCTTACGTCTATGCTTCTGACGATGAATGGCGGCCTTGGCAATTAGAAGGGAGGAAAACAGCTACATTCTGCCTTAAGCAAGCACCTTTCCGAATCGAGAATGCTGATGGAACATGTTCTACAGAAATGATTCCCAAAACATTTTACCAAATTTTATCCCCAAATAGCTACGATTACACACTCAGACTAAGATAG
- a CDS encoding glycosyltransferase family 4 protein, translating to MITDQSNLLKLLMLSTPVGAIGSGVGGGVELTLNNIAQEMVRRGHHVTIVAPQGSIVKGIPVVEIAGEVQTPAQTQTRNEPIVLPKNSVLANMWDYARQVQSDYDVIVNYAYDWLPLYLTPFFSTAIAHLISMGSLTDAMDSIIEQVATNFPQTIGVHTLSQAQTFTFADKCRCLANGMDLSIYQFCAQPSDFLAWVGRIAPEKALEDAVAAAKITGIHLKIFGFKQNEQYWQDILQKYPDAPIIYRGFLPTEQLQQELGQCRALLVTPRWVEAFGNVAIEALACGVPVIAYRRGGLTEIVKDGETGFLVEPDSVDGLVNAIKRLDEIDRYACRQQAQTEYSQQAMGDRVEQWLRDILRKKGR from the coding sequence ATGATTACAGACCAAAGCAACTTGCTTAAGTTGCTGATGTTATCTACGCCTGTGGGTGCAATTGGTTCGGGTGTTGGGGGAGGGGTTGAACTTACTCTTAACAATATTGCTCAGGAAATGGTGCGGCGTGGGCATCATGTGACAATTGTTGCTCCTCAAGGGTCGATAGTCAAAGGTATACCCGTTGTAGAAATTGCTGGTGAAGTGCAAACACCAGCTCAAACTCAAACCCGTAATGAACCGATTGTTTTGCCGAAAAACTCTGTGTTAGCCAATATGTGGGATTATGCTCGGCAAGTGCAGTCCGATTATGATGTAATTGTCAACTATGCCTATGATTGGCTGCCTCTATATTTAACGCCATTTTTTAGCACTGCGATCGCGCATTTAATCAGCATGGGTTCGTTGACTGATGCAATGGACTCGATAATTGAGCAAGTTGCTACTAATTTTCCTCAAACTATTGGTGTACATACCCTCTCTCAAGCACAGACATTTACCTTTGCAGATAAATGTCGTTGTCTGGCTAACGGTATGGACTTATCCATATATCAATTTTGCGCCCAACCAAGTGATTTTTTAGCTTGGGTGGGGAGAATAGCTCCAGAAAAAGCTTTAGAGGATGCAGTTGCAGCCGCGAAAATTACAGGTATTCATTTAAAAATTTTCGGTTTTAAGCAAAATGAACAATATTGGCAAGACATTTTGCAAAAATACCCTGATGCACCCATTATCTATCGGGGTTTCTTACCAACAGAACAACTACAACAAGAATTAGGCCAATGTCGGGCGTTGTTAGTTACGCCACGCTGGGTAGAAGCCTTTGGGAATGTGGCAATTGAAGCTTTAGCCTGCGGTGTACCCGTGATAGCTTATCGTCGTGGTGGGTTAACGGAAATTGTCAAAGATGGTGAAACAGGCTTTTTAGTAGAACCAGATAGTGTGGATGGGTTAGTTAATGCGATTAAACGCTTAGACGAAATTGATCGCTATGCTTGTCGCCAACAAGCCCAAACAGAATATTCTCAACAAGCAATGGGCGATCGCGTAGAGCAGTGGTTGAGGGATATATTGAGAAAGAAGGGGAGATGA
- a CDS encoding glycosyltransferase, with protein MKIAIVAWGYTPKPPLSNSIYTLIYDYQLCLNKLGYEVDVLNEKDVDKSIDYINNSNYDFVHLHAYHFVEEFNKKLKQKYCFTSHHGYLLKENKWEPDFKEAFKSYIDAPGIIAISHPTKDFFIKKGYSGFLRVQPNGVNTNKIRVQATGNNKAICLGWIQPRKQQRLLAESIDGKVPLDFVGPLDDPDFHEGTTTKYLGIWSLQEVYANLTEYNCLVLISDGEVAPLVVLEALAAGLCVVISESASANLHTKEFIKVLPDNILSNSTPENQQIISETILQMIEKNQYYRQEIVEYTKTNFDYGCLLKNYIQVIDEFTSFYYS; from the coding sequence ATGAAAATTGCGATTGTTGCTTGGGGATATACACCTAAACCACCCCTATCGAATTCTATCTATACTTTAATATATGATTACCAACTTTGTTTAAACAAGCTTGGTTATGAAGTAGATGTTTTAAATGAAAAAGATGTTGATAAAAGTATAGATTATATAAACAACAGTAATTATGACTTTGTGCATCTACACGCATATCACTTTGTTGAAGAATTTAATAAAAAACTCAAACAGAAATATTGTTTTACCAGCCATCATGGTTATTTATTAAAAGAAAACAAATGGGAACCAGATTTTAAAGAAGCATTTAAATCTTATATAGATGCACCCGGTATAATTGCAATTTCTCATCCTACAAAAGATTTTTTTATCAAAAAAGGATACTCTGGATTTCTTCGGGTTCAACCTAACGGCGTGAATACTAATAAAATTCGTGTTCAAGCAACAGGAAATAATAAAGCCATTTGTTTAGGTTGGATTCAGCCAAGAAAACAGCAACGATTATTAGCAGAAAGTATAGATGGAAAAGTACCTCTAGATTTTGTAGGCCCCTTAGATGATCCTGACTTCCATGAAGGTACTACCACAAAATATCTAGGCATCTGGAGCTTACAAGAGGTTTATGCCAACCTGACAGAGTATAATTGTTTAGTTTTAATTAGTGATGGTGAAGTCGCACCTCTAGTAGTCCTTGAAGCCTTAGCCGCAGGTTTATGTGTTGTGATTTCTGAATCAGCTAGTGCCAACTTACATACCAAAGAATTTATCAAAGTTCTGCCAGATAACATTTTAAGTAATAGCACTCCAGAGAATCAACAAATTATTAGTGAAACAATTTTACAGATGATTGAAAAAAATCAATACTATCGTCAAGAAATTGTAGAATACACTAAGACTAACTTTGATTATGGTTGTTTGCTTAAGAACTATATTCAAGTTATTGACGAATTTACTAGTTTTTATTATTCCTAG
- a CDS encoding ABC transporter substrate-binding protein, with amino-acid sequence MSFTFLQSHIHNYYNLRKSAWQISLLLILLSICLIFLSGCQEEVTRNNKIIHLNLWQSINPPVNRDVFNKLVNKFNQTHSDIQVESIFIGQPQLPKILTAVVGNVPPDILAYDAQNTGQFAELGAIQPLDDWLEKLPLKSEVLPNLFEELRLNNHIWSIPLYTANLGIFYRPKLFQAAGITQTPKTWDELREVAKKLTIDRNGDKRPEQYGMLLPLGKQEWTVFSWFPFLLSNGGDIVKDNRPNLMDQAAIDALQFWKNLMKDGSATLSAPERGYEEDAFVSGRVAMQITGPWTYIMKSNVDYDVFPMPAKVKQASVSATGVMYLMKTTPVREKAARKFLEYVLSEQFQTEWSIGTGFLPVNRKSLESEAYQQFMSKQPVLKVFMEQMPSAGYRPIIAGYTRLSDSLGRAIEATLLGESPEKALKAAQERLELIWDGN; translated from the coding sequence ATGAGTTTTACCTTTTTACAATCTCACATTCATAATTATTACAACTTAAGAAAATCTGCATGGCAGATTTCACTTTTACTAATTTTACTGAGTATATGTTTAATATTTTTATCTGGTTGTCAGGAAGAAGTCACTAGAAATAACAAAATAATTCATCTAAACTTATGGCAATCAATTAATCCTCCTGTCAACCGAGACGTATTTAATAAATTAGTCAATAAATTTAACCAAACGCATTCTGATATTCAGGTGGAATCTATCTTTATAGGTCAACCACAATTACCAAAAATTCTGACAGCAGTTGTCGGAAATGTACCGCCAGATATTTTGGCTTACGATGCACAAAATACAGGTCAGTTTGCAGAGTTAGGCGCGATTCAACCGTTAGATGATTGGCTAGAAAAATTACCTTTGAAGTCTGAAGTACTTCCTAATTTATTTGAGGAGTTACGTTTAAATAATCATATCTGGTCAATACCGCTATACACTGCTAATTTGGGTATTTTTTACCGGCCAAAACTTTTTCAAGCTGCGGGAATTACACAAACACCTAAAACCTGGGACGAATTAAGGGAAGTAGCTAAAAAGTTAACTATTGACCGCAATGGTGATAAAAGACCTGAACAGTATGGAATGTTACTACCTTTAGGCAAGCAAGAATGGACTGTCTTTAGTTGGTTCCCTTTTCTACTAAGTAATGGAGGCGATATTGTAAAAGATAATCGACCAAACTTAATGGATCAAGCGGCAATTGATGCTTTACAGTTCTGGAAAAACTTGATGAAAGATGGTTCAGCCACTCTTTCTGCACCAGAAAGGGGTTACGAAGAAGATGCTTTTGTCTCAGGTCGAGTGGCGATGCAAATCACAGGGCCTTGGACTTATATTATGAAGTCTAATGTTGACTATGATGTATTTCCCATGCCCGCTAAGGTTAAGCAGGCTTCAGTCTCAGCTACGGGAGTTATGTATTTGATGAAAACCACACCTGTTAGAGAAAAAGCTGCACGTAAATTTCTAGAGTATGTTTTGAGTGAACAATTCCAAACAGAATGGAGTATCGGAACAGGTTTTTTACCAGTTAATAGAAAATCTCTTGAGAGTGAAGCTTATCAGCAATTTATGAGCAAGCAACCAGTATTAAAAGTGTTCATGGAACAAATGCCTAGTGCTGGTTATCGACCAATTATTGCTGGATATACTCGCCTATCTGATAGCCTTGGTCGAGCAATTGAAGCGACATTGTTAGGTGAGTCACCCGAAAAAGCTCTCAAAGCAGCGCAGGAGCGTCTAGAACTAATTTGGGATGGTAATTAG
- a CDS encoding LD-carboxypeptidase, with amino-acid sequence MKSAILPEPLKRGDLLRVIAPSGALREFAALQQSVEIWRSRDYRVEISPDIDQRWGYLANKDEIRRHQLASAWQDPECRGILCVRGGFGSTRILENWHWSNNTPKWLIGFSDITALLWSLYNAGISGVHGPVLTTLADEPEWSIARLFDLVEGRQLAPLKGCGWGGGVASGILLAGNLTVATHLLSTPILPNLDGVILALEDVTEAPYRIDRMLTQWRLSGLLTKVKGIALGGFTKCEAPANIPSFTVEEVLRDRLSDLGIPIVSNLPFGHDNPNAALPVGVVVTLDADQGTLTTFTQTS; translated from the coding sequence ATGAAATCGGCAATCTTACCTGAACCGCTCAAAAGAGGAGATTTACTGCGAGTTATTGCGCCTAGCGGTGCTTTACGAGAATTTGCAGCTTTGCAGCAGAGTGTAGAAATTTGGCGATCGCGCGATTATCGTGTAGAAATTAGTCCTGATATTGATCAGCGTTGGGGATACTTAGCTAACAAAGATGAAATTCGCCGCCATCAGTTAGCCTCGGCTTGGCAAGACCCTGAGTGTCGCGGTATTCTTTGCGTTAGAGGTGGTTTTGGTAGCACCCGCATCTTAGAAAATTGGCATTGGTCAAATAATACGCCAAAATGGTTGATTGGCTTTTCTGATATTACAGCTTTGTTGTGGAGTCTTTATAACGCAGGTATATCTGGCGTTCACGGCCCTGTGTTGACTACCTTGGCTGACGAGCCAGAATGGTCAATAGCGCGTCTGTTCGATTTGGTGGAAGGAAGACAGCTTGCACCCCTCAAAGGTTGTGGTTGGGGTGGTGGTGTAGCTAGTGGTATTTTACTTGCAGGTAATTTGACGGTGGCTACTCATCTTTTAAGTACGCCAATTTTACCTAACTTGGATGGCGTAATTTTAGCTCTAGAAGATGTAACAGAAGCTCCATACCGCATCGACAGAATGCTGACACAATGGCGGTTGAGCGGTTTACTCACAAAAGTTAAAGGTATTGCTTTGGGTGGCTTTACCAAATGCGAAGCACCAGCCAATATCCCTAGTTTTACTGTAGAAGAAGTTTTGCGCGATCGCCTGAGTGATTTAGGGATTCCCATTGTTTCCAATTTACCCTTTGGTCATGATAATCCTAATGCAGCCTTACCTGTTGGTGTAGTCGTTACTTTAGATGCAGACCAGGGTACATTAACAACATTTACGCAAACATCATAA